From Ancylobacter pratisalsi, one genomic window encodes:
- a CDS encoding GlcG/HbpS family heme-binding protein, giving the protein MASISVRTIDAATAVKAAQAAEEKAKEIGIAVCIAVYDSSSQLKAYLRMDGAPMLARDIAEDKAHTSASFRSPTHGLFDWISKDPPLMAGITQYPRFIVFGGGYPIVEDGELIGSIGISGGHYSQDMECCKAGLAAIGCGAE; this is encoded by the coding sequence ATGGCCAGCATTTCCGTGCGGACCATCGACGCCGCGACGGCGGTCAAGGCGGCGCAGGCCGCCGAGGAGAAGGCGAAGGAGATCGGCATCGCCGTCTGCATCGCCGTCTACGACAGCTCGTCGCAGCTGAAAGCCTATCTGCGCATGGATGGCGCGCCGATGCTGGCGCGCGATATCGCCGAGGACAAGGCGCACACCTCGGCCAGCTTCCGTTCGCCGACGCATGGCCTGTTCGACTGGATCTCCAAGGACCCGCCGCTCATGGCCGGGATCACTCAATATCCGCGCTTCATCGTGTTCGGCGGCGGCTATCCGATCGTCGAGGATGGCGAGCTGATCGGCTCCATCGGCATCAGCGGCGGCCATTACAGCCAGGACATGGAGTGCTGCAAGGCGGGGCTGGCCGCCATCGGCTGCGGGGCCGAGTGA
- a CDS encoding amidohydrolase family protein codes for MHDDYFIFDNVIHMFDNRPSNKLGEEGRKIVDSIWGAAKLFSKGPYTAHPTFGDDYIEIEEAYRILFEASDTDMAVAQTVPLMGWFKEGFSPARANHALAKAYPDRVVFCGGVDPLYHGSHGALAEMQRQKEEWNAVSFKFYQSQLNGAVWKADDRYIAYPLWEKALELGVTSVQFHKGLPFGRQLLDHQRPNDIEQAAIDFPELTFIIHHLGMPFVDDTVNIASRHPNVWIALSAWINLYPIQPRVMLDMLGKCLMLVGEDRLLYGSEAFVWPSLQPYIEAFAKLEMPEDLQEGYGYPQITRQAKRKMFGENQARLFGIDVEQKKRELAGKAAAE; via the coding sequence ATGCATGACGATTACTTCATATTCGACAACGTAATTCATATGTTCGACAACAGGCCGTCGAACAAGCTGGGCGAGGAAGGCCGGAAGATCGTCGATTCGATCTGGGGCGCCGCTAAGCTGTTCTCCAAGGGTCCCTATACCGCGCACCCCACCTTCGGTGATGACTATATCGAGATCGAGGAAGCCTATCGCATCCTGTTCGAGGCGTCGGACACCGACATGGCGGTGGCGCAGACCGTGCCGCTGATGGGCTGGTTCAAGGAGGGTTTCTCGCCGGCGCGAGCCAACCATGCCCTGGCCAAGGCCTATCCCGACCGCGTGGTGTTCTGCGGCGGCGTCGATCCGCTCTATCACGGCTCGCACGGCGCGCTCGCCGAGATGCAGCGCCAGAAGGAGGAGTGGAACGCGGTCAGCTTCAAGTTCTACCAGTCGCAGCTCAACGGCGCCGTCTGGAAGGCGGACGACCGCTACATCGCCTATCCACTGTGGGAGAAGGCGCTCGAGCTCGGCGTGACCAGCGTGCAGTTCCACAAGGGATTGCCCTTCGGGCGCCAGCTGCTCGACCACCAGCGCCCCAACGACATCGAGCAGGCGGCGATCGACTTTCCCGAGCTGACCTTCATCATCCACCATCTCGGCATGCCGTTCGTCGACGACACGGTGAACATCGCCTCCCGCCATCCCAATGTGTGGATCGCGCTGTCAGCCTGGATCAACCTCTATCCGATCCAGCCGCGCGTCATGCTCGACATGCTCGGCAAGTGCCTGATGCTGGTCGGCGAGGATCGGCTGCTCTACGGCTCCGAGGCGTTCGTGTGGCCGAGCCTGCAGCCCTATATCGAGGCCTTCGCCAAGCTCGAAATGCCCGAGGACCTACAGGAAGGCTACGGCTATCCGCAGATCACCCGCCAGGCCAAGCGCAAGATGTTCGGCGAGAACCAGGCCCGGCTGTTCGGCATCGACGTCGAGCAGAAGAAGCGGGAACTGGCCGGAAAGGCCGCGGCCGAATGA
- a CDS encoding NifU family protein: MSGLSFDIAASGTDDAPAPDARQVLEALDEVRRRIRAHAGDIEVVSISADREVTLAFTGTCVACPAQAMTVGAAVLPAVEKLAGVRTVSVQGMTVSPASVRRIRAMFG; encoded by the coding sequence ATGAGCGGGCTGTCATTCGACATCGCTGCCTCCGGCACGGACGACGCGCCGGCCCCGGATGCCCGCCAGGTGCTGGAGGCGCTCGACGAAGTGCGCCGGCGCATCCGGGCGCATGCCGGCGATATCGAGGTCGTCTCGATCTCTGCGGATCGCGAGGTGACACTCGCCTTCACGGGAACCTGCGTCGCCTGCCCGGCGCAGGCCATGACCGTTGGCGCCGCGGTGCTGCCGGCGGTCGAGAAGCTGGCGGGCGTACGAACCGTGTCCGTGCAGGGCATGACGGTCTCGCCCGCTAGCGTCCGGCGCATCCGCGCCATGTTCGGCTGA
- a CDS encoding TRAP transporter large permease subunit, with protein MDAQTEGRRGFPAPRPADISVAKALTAGGVFARLAATVLLVAEHAAALMVIAEITLLLAGVTARYIFHTPLAWSDELASLLFVWLTMLGSTIALARSQHLRLTALESRLEGEAKRVLRISTLLLTFGFLAWLSVYAFEHAQDATYATNPVLNISEGWKSASVGIGLVMMAIICLSQLLNVAREHWRALAIALGCTLAALAVILAASRLTDGRHDLIIFFLGAGGTMVLIGVPIAISFGLTALTYLAWATELPLSIVSGRFEAGMSHMILLSVPMFVALGLLFEMTGMARSLIAFLAALVGHLRGGLSYVLLGAMYLVSGISGAKAADMAAIAPALVPEMRKRGVPDSELVSLLAGASAMSETIPPSLVLITIGVIAGVSIGALFTGGLLPAAVLALLMCVVAWINAGRSDIATIERATWGAVFKTFAAALPGLVLPVIIRTAVVEGIATATEVATIGILYIALFAVAVRRFDPRQAYRLMQDTAALSGAIMIILGAANAVSWALTQTGFSQDLASAIATLPGGATSFWAISIVVFIVSGSVLEGIPALVIFGPLLFPIARSLGIHDVQYALVAVLAMGVGLYMPPFGVGYYTACAIARIDPGEGMLRIWPYLGVLVLGIFIVAAVPWISIGFLPR; from the coding sequence ATGGATGCGCAGACCGAAGGTCGCCGAGGCTTCCCCGCGCCGCGGCCGGCGGATATCTCCGTCGCCAAGGCCCTGACGGCGGGCGGAGTGTTCGCGAGGCTGGCGGCGACGGTCCTCCTCGTGGCTGAGCACGCGGCCGCGCTCATGGTCATTGCCGAGATCACCCTGCTGCTGGCCGGCGTGACCGCGCGCTACATCTTCCATACCCCGCTTGCCTGGTCGGACGAGCTGGCGTCGCTGCTCTTCGTCTGGCTAACCATGCTCGGCTCGACCATTGCACTCGCCCGTTCGCAGCATCTGCGGCTGACCGCGCTCGAAAGCCGCCTGGAGGGAGAGGCCAAGCGCGTGCTGCGGATCTCGACCCTGCTGCTGACCTTCGGCTTCCTCGCTTGGCTGTCGGTCTATGCCTTCGAGCACGCGCAGGATGCGACCTACGCGACCAATCCCGTGCTGAACATCTCCGAAGGCTGGAAATCCGCGTCGGTCGGCATCGGTCTCGTCATGATGGCGATCATCTGCCTGTCGCAGCTGCTGAACGTCGCCCGCGAGCATTGGCGGGCGCTGGCCATCGCGCTCGGCTGCACCCTAGCGGCGCTGGCCGTGATCCTGGCGGCGAGCCGGCTCACCGACGGGCGGCACGACCTGATCATCTTCTTCCTCGGCGCGGGCGGGACGATGGTACTGATCGGCGTGCCCATCGCCATCTCCTTCGGTCTGACCGCGCTGACCTACCTCGCCTGGGCGACCGAGCTACCGCTGAGCATCGTATCGGGACGGTTCGAAGCCGGCATGTCGCACATGATCCTGCTCTCGGTGCCGATGTTCGTCGCGCTGGGGCTGCTGTTCGAGATGACCGGCATGGCGCGCAGCCTCATTGCCTTCCTCGCCGCGCTGGTCGGCCATCTCAGGGGCGGCCTGTCCTATGTCCTGCTCGGGGCGATGTATCTCGTCTCCGGCATATCGGGCGCCAAGGCCGCCGACATGGCCGCCATCGCCCCCGCTCTGGTGCCGGAGATGCGAAAGCGCGGCGTGCCCGACAGCGAACTGGTCTCGCTGCTCGCCGGGGCCAGCGCGATGTCGGAGACCATTCCGCCGAGCCTCGTGCTGATCACCATCGGCGTCATCGCCGGTGTGTCGATCGGCGCGCTGTTCACCGGCGGCCTGCTTCCCGCGGCGGTGCTGGCGCTGCTGATGTGCGTGGTGGCCTGGATCAATGCCGGGCGCAGCGACATCGCCACCATCGAAAGAGCCACCTGGGGCGCCGTGTTCAAGACCTTCGCAGCCGCCCTGCCGGGACTGGTCCTGCCGGTCATCATCCGCACGGCAGTGGTCGAGGGGATCGCCACCGCGACCGAGGTCGCCACCATCGGCATCCTCTACATCGCGCTGTTCGCGGTGGCGGTCCGGCGCTTCGATCCCCGCCAGGCCTATCGGCTCATGCAGGACACGGCCGCGTTGTCCGGCGCCATCATGATCATCCTCGGCGCCGCCAACGCAGTCTCCTGGGCGCTCACCCAGACCGGCTTTTCGCAGGACCTGGCGAGCGCTATCGCCACACTCCCCGGCGGCGCAACCAGCTTCTGGGCGATCTCCATCGTGGTGTTCATCGTCTCCGGCAGCGTGCTGGAGGGCATACCGGCGCTGGTGATCTTCGGGCCTCTGCTGTTCCCCATCGCTCGCTCGCTCGGCATCCACGACGTGCAATACGCGCTAGTGGCGGTGCTGGCGATGGGCGTCGGCCTCTACATGCCGCCGTTCGGGGTCGGCTACTACACGGCCTGCGCCATCGCCCGGATCGATCCCGGCGAAGGCATGCTGCGCATCTGGCCTTATCTCGGCGTGCTCGTGCTTGGCATCTTCATCGTCGCCGCCGTGCCCTGGATTTCCATTGGCTTCCTCCCCCGATGA
- a CDS encoding TRAP transporter substrate-binding protein produces the protein MTSLSTSLSKARISRRGFIAGSSATIFAGLSVGRAIGAEFSYKLATDMPLSDPMNVRFTAAIEAIARDTDGRLAIRLFPNSQLGTISEELDQVRSGALEFYCCGYGNQMPIAPLAGINSLAFAWSGYDRIWPAMDGELGAFLAAEVAKTGTILHVAKPMNVGFRQITSGARAIVEPADLKGMKIRVPPAPILVTLFTSLGASPTSLSYGELYPALQTGLVDGSDNPLWTLNAMRVYEVQRHVTITNHSWDAFVPVANRRAWSRLPADVQDIVTRRFTEAALGQREDIAKEEAEAERSLIAHGITIHRPTDGLFKDALSRTAYYPTWREKIGPAGWAVLQKTARV, from the coding sequence ATGACCAGCCTTTCGACCAGCCTTTCGAAGGCACGCATTTCGAGGCGAGGCTTCATCGCCGGCTCGTCCGCCACCATCTTCGCCGGCCTATCGGTCGGGCGCGCCATCGGCGCCGAGTTCAGCTACAAGCTCGCAACGGACATGCCACTGTCCGACCCGATGAATGTCCGCTTCACGGCGGCGATCGAGGCGATCGCCCGCGACACCGACGGCCGGCTGGCGATCCGCCTGTTCCCCAACAGCCAGCTCGGCACCATCAGCGAGGAGCTCGACCAGGTGCGCAGCGGCGCGCTGGAGTTCTATTGCTGCGGCTATGGCAACCAGATGCCGATCGCCCCGCTCGCCGGCATCAATTCGCTAGCCTTCGCATGGTCGGGCTATGACCGGATCTGGCCGGCAATGGACGGTGAGCTCGGCGCCTTCCTCGCTGCTGAAGTGGCGAAGACCGGCACCATCCTCCACGTCGCCAAGCCAATGAATGTCGGCTTCCGCCAGATCACCTCCGGGGCTCGGGCCATCGTCGAGCCGGCCGACCTGAAGGGCATGAAGATCCGCGTGCCGCCGGCGCCGATCCTCGTAACGCTGTTCACCTCGCTTGGTGCCTCGCCGACCAGCCTCAGCTATGGCGAGCTCTATCCCGCCCTGCAGACCGGCCTTGTGGACGGCTCGGACAACCCCTTGTGGACGCTGAACGCGATGCGCGTCTACGAGGTGCAGCGCCACGTCACCATCACCAATCACAGCTGGGATGCCTTCGTGCCCGTCGCCAACCGGCGCGCCTGGAGCCGGCTGCCCGCCGATGTGCAGGACATCGTGACGCGGCGCTTCACCGAAGCCGCCCTCGGGCAGCGCGAGGACATCGCCAAGGAGGAGGCCGAGGCCGAGCGCTCGCTGATCGCCCACGGCATCACCATTCACCGCCCGACGGACGGCTTGTTCAAGGACGCCCTGTCGCGCACCGCCTATTACCCGACCTGGCGCGAGAAGATCGGCCCGGCCGGCTGGGCGGTGCTGCAGAAAACCGCGCGCGTTTAG